The following proteins are encoded in a genomic region of Plasmodium coatneyi strain Hackeri chromosome 6, complete sequence:
- a CDS encoding GcpE protein translates to MGHAKKLLFFMVALCFCAKIKRKKVPAKGLPTNIFENASKRDKQNVYLFLLGTTQKKSHNKIFSSEEKRKMKKKEMKRIKSLNSLSDEDKYNLIKDIKKYCECTKKYRRLPTREVTIGNIKIGGNNKIAIQTMTTCDTKNVDECVNQIKKCKELGADLVRLTVQGVQEAEASYYIKEKLLAQNITIPLVADIHFNPKISMMAADVFDKIRVNPGNYVDGRKKWIDKVYKTREEFDEGKVFIREKFVPLIEKCKRLNRAIRIGTNHGSLSSRVLSYYGDTPLGMVESAFEFSDLCEQNNFFNVVFSMKASNAYIMIQSYRLLVARQYERMGNGLLFPLHLGVTEAGFGDNGRIKSYLGIGSLLYDGIGDTIRMSLTEDPWNELTPCKTLIKNLKKRVFYDDHEVGEKDGRVSPPPPADNTSSTLLNFEEHFRDYNKLTKRKVEKREGVMHEEFTIGNVVTDKELEDSLQIFKDLNLEVDQNGNLKKGVKSTDIVVIPKLGELSSKSWATVGKLAEAGVHLLAEYDEGDVAMLSGSTSGSGYTHDMDHVARNTLFYLHLNRVKTILQKNEGQIPLQSTAKGYVLMVNGKEDTKLIEDVFNQIKGKENPRPLFFLLKSDNIHEHVLATRRFNEIVNSLNIDLPYVHYANVNSTNYDDMLVDSTLYVGTCLIDLMGDGLIINVTDGYTKPDGNSKEEVRSRVALNSFLTLNILQDTRARLFKTDYISCPSCGRTLFNIQETTQKIMKLTGHLKGVKIAVMGCIVNGIGEMADAHFGYVGSGPKKIDLYYGKELVERNIPEEDACDKLVELIKKYNKWQDP, encoded by the coding sequence ATGGGTCACGCAAAAAAGCTACTCTTTTTCATGGTAGCGCTCTGCTTTTGCGCcaaaataaagagaaaaaaagtgcccGCCAAAGGTCTTCCCACTAACATATTTGAAAACGCTAGCAAACGAGACAAGCAAAATGTCTACCTGTTTCTGTTGGGCACCACTCAGAAGAAGAGTCAcaataaaattttctcatcggaagagaagaggaagatgaagaagaaggagatgaaaagaataaaatcaCTGAATTCCTTATCGGATGAAGACAAATATAATCTCATCAAAGACATAAAGAAATACTGTGAGTGCACAAAAAAGTACAGGAGGCTCCCCACAAGGGAAGTGACCATCGGAAATATCAAAATCGGAGGCAACAACAAAATAGCTATTCAAACCATGACCACCTGTGATACGAAAAATGTAGATGAATGCGTTAATCAAATTAAAAAGTGCAAAGAATTGGGGGCAGATCTAGTCAGATTGACAGTCCAGGGGGTCCAGGAAGCAGAGGCGAGTTATtatattaaagaaaaattgctAGCTCAAAATATTACCATTCCGCTTGTTGCAGACATACATTTTAATCCGAAAATTTCTATGATGGCAGCGGATGTATTTGATAAAATCCGTGTGAACCCAGGAAATTAcgtagatggaaggaaaaaatggatcgACAAAGTATACAAAACAAGGGAAGAATTCGATGAAGGGAAAGTATTTATCCGGGAAAAGTTCGTTCCATTGATTGAAAAGTGTAAGAGGTTGAATAGAGCCATACGGATAGGAACAAATCACGGCTCTTTATCTTCTAGGGTGCTGTCCTACTATGGGGATACCCCCTTAGGCATGGTCGAATCAGCGTTCGAATTTTCAGATTTGTGTGAACAGAACAACTTTTTCAATGTGGTCTTTTCGATGAAGGCTTCCAACGCGTATATTATGATACAGTCGTATAGGCTACTCGTGGCTAGACAATATGAGAGGATGGGCAACGGCTTGTTATTCCCCCTGCACCTCGGCGTCACGGAAGCAGGGTTTGGGGATAACGGAAGAATAAAATCCTACTTGGGGATAGGTTCGCTACTGTACGACGGGATAGGAGACACCATCAGGATGTCGTTAACAGAAGACCCCTGGAATGAATTAACTCCATGCAAAACGTTGAttaaaaacttaaaaaaaagagtctTCTATGATGACCATGAGGTTGGCGAAAAAGACGGTCGGgtttctcctccccccccaGCGGATAATACTTCCTCCACGTTACTCAACTTCGAGGAGCACTTTCGAGATTATAACAAATtgacaaaaaggaaagtcgAAAAGAGGGAAGGCGTGATGCATGAAGAGTTCACCATTGGAAACGTAGTCACTGATAAGGAGCTGGAAGATTCACTGCAAATTTTCAAAGACTTGAATTTAGAGGTGgatcaaaatggaaaccTTAAAAAGGGCGTCAAATCTACGGATATTGTTGTTATTCCCAAATTGGGGGAGCTAAGCAGCAAGTCATGGGCGACCGTAGGAAAATTAGCAGAGGCAGGCGTACACCTACTGGCGGAGTACGATGAGGGGGACGTGGCCATGCTAAGCGGAAGCACGAGTGGAAGTGGATACACTCATGACATGGACCACGTTGCCAGGAACACCCTATTTTATCTGCACCTGAATCGTGTGAAAACCATCCTGCAGAAGAACGAGGGGCAAATCCCACTGCAGAGCACGGCGAAGGGGTACGTACTAATGGTGAACGGGAAGGAAGACACGAAACTGATTGAAGATGTTTTTAACCAAattaaagggaaagaaaaccCACGtcccttatttttccttctcaaatCAGATAATATACACGAACATGTCCTAGCTACCAGACGGTTTAACGAAATTGTAAACTCCCTAAATATAGACCTGCCTTATGTGCACTATGCGAATGTGAACTCTACCAACTATGACGACATGCTAGTTGATTCAACACTCTACGTAGGCACTTGCCTAATCGACTTAATGGGAGATGGGCTGATAATAAATGTCACAGATGGGTACACAAAACCGGATGGAAATTCTAAAGAGGAAGTTCGCTCTCGGGTTGCACTAAACTCCTTTCTCACCTTGAATATCCTACAGGACACACGTGCTCGTCTTTTCAAAACGGATTATATTTCCTGCCCCTCTTGTGGTCGAACCCTTTTTAATATACAAGAAACGACACAGAAAATTATGAAGCTCACTGGTCATTTGAAGGGAGTTAAAATTGCCGTCATGGGATGCATTGTCAATGGCATTGGTGAAATGGCAGATGCCCATTTTGGTTATGTTGGAAGTGGCCCCAAAAAAATCGACCTCTATTATGGGAAAGAACTTGTCGAGAGAAACATCCCTGAGGAGGACGCTTGTGACAAACTTGTAGAGCTCATTAAGAAATACAACAAGTGGCAGGACCCGTAG